One Drosophila santomea strain STO CAGO 1482 chromosome X, Prin_Dsan_1.1, whole genome shotgun sequence DNA segment encodes these proteins:
- the LOC120457290 gene encoding mucin-5AC isoform X3: protein MSACDGGTGTVSRTSDAPAFQFDVMPKITTSPSALASASTSTSTSLSSKASAAARAKTTKTYTNATATTTKTTAATTTVATTTAATTTATTTTTTLRTVKIENKWTAAEATAFSYQRTAEQIGASVRASARSRTKAATATATATATARARETPTASTSISTSTQPSGGSNPCEEASISAELALRKAQLRAQFFGNQVGGSERRSNKTSSSNTTSTSTTTRTSTTTRSSTTTSTSTTTYRTAYPSCKTERGKPVQQLIDQFQAMIVQQQQQQQQAEEPKTLPGATASNSDEGCNVTGGGLSPYSSDNEDNSLSPRQRKMRVTRCASSDSALGLDVDDGGMDVPVPTQRRMTLTVTDLPLRPALLPLAEPTALPDSPLTSPTGGGNASVGVPTKVLLEERVVAAPGSRRESTQSSYSELGVSGSGLPLGVRYVRTPSVVVSDYSDDITACGISMEEMEYFRLQRARGQRRCSLEAGHHSHSAGHGAHGHGGTGTGAGMSPGCGKDDGQSDVSAASSCSNLYYCGSTISALDGGECIVNGVRVALARKSSTQSSSLSDEEQEEEEEEYDVDKEDDVDHDDDDEQEERDAEELRQEDYERGDRERERERQISELMAATQLGDRQRDRSKKVCANSRLARN, encoded by the coding sequence ATGAGTGCGTGCGACGGCGGTACGGGAACGGTTTCGCGAACGTCTGACGCCCCCGCTTTCCAATTCGATGTCATGCCAAAGATAACGACGTCGCCATCGGCGTTGGCGTCtgcgtcgacgtcgacgtcgacgtcgctgtCGTCGAAAGCGTCGGCGGCAGCGAGGGCGAAAACGACGAAAACGTATACGAAtgcgacagcaacaacaacgaaaacaacagcagcaacaacgacagtagcaacaacgacagcagcaacaacgacagcaacaacaacaacgacaacgtTGAGAACggttaaaattgaaaataaatggaCGGCGGCAGAGGCAACGGCGTTCAGTTATCAGCGGACAGCGGAGCAGATTGGAGCTAGTGTCAGAGCCAGCGCCAGAAGCAGAACCAaagcagccacagccacagctacagctacagctacagctagAGCTAGAGAAACCCCAACGGCGAGCACttccatatccacatccacgcaGCCAAGTGGTGGGAGCAATCCATGTGAAGAGGCATCCATCTCCGCCGAGTTGGCCCTTCGCAAGGCGCAATTGAGAGCGCAGTTTTTCGGCAACCAAGTGGGTGGATCAGAACGCAGAAGCAACaagaccagcagcagcaacaccactagcaccagcaccaccactagaaccagcaccaccactaGATCCAGCACCACCACTAGTACTAGCACCACCACTTACCGCACTGCTTATCCCAGCTGCAAGACGGAACGAGGCAAGCCGGTGCAACAGCTGATCGATCAGTTCCAGGCCATGAttgtccagcagcagcagcagcagcaacaggcggAGGAGCCAAAGACGCTGCCCGGAGCCACTGCATCCAATTCGGATGAGGGCTGCAATGTCACCGGTGGCGGATTGAGTCCATATAGCAGCGACAATGAGGATAACAGCCTATCGCCAAGGCAGCGCAAAATGAGGGTGACACGCTGTGCCAGCAGTGATTCCGCCCTCGGTCTGGATGTGGACGATGGCGGCATGGATGTACCTGTGCCGACACAACGACGGATGACGCTAACCGTTACGGATTTACCCCTGCGACCGGCACTACTGCCACTGGCCGAACCCACAGCCCTGCCAGACTCACCACTGACATCGCCCACCGGCGGTGGCAATGCGAGCGTGGGTGTGCCCACCAAGGTGCTGCTCGAGGAGCGAGTGGTGGCCGCGCCGGGATCGCGACGTGAGTCCACACAGAGCTCGTACAGCGAACTGGGCGTCAGTGGCAGTGGACTGCCGCTGGGCGTGCGCTATGTGCGCACCCCATCCGTGGTGGTCAGCGACTATTCGGATGACATAACCGCCTGCGGCATCAGCATGGAGGAGATGGAGTACTTTCGCCTGCAGCGGGCGCGTGGCCAGCGTCGTTGTTCCCTGGAGGCGGGACATCACAGTCACAGCGCTGGGCATGGCGCACATGGACACGGTGGCACGGGAACGGGTGCGGGCATGTCGCCGGGTTGTGGCAAGGATGATGGCCAGTCGGATGTCAGTGCGGCGAGCAGTTGCAGTAACCTCTACTATTGTGGATCCACCATTTCGGCCCTGGATGGTGGCGAGTGCATCGTGAACGGTGTCCGTGTGGCGCTCGCCCGGAAGAGCAGCACTCAGAGCAGCAGTCTCAGCgatgaggagcaggaggaggaggaggaggagtatGACGTGGATAAGGAGGATGACGTGgatcatgatgatgatgatgagcagGAGGAGCGCGATGCGGAGGAGCTGCGCCAGGAGGACTACGAGCGGGGGGATCGCGAACGTGAGAGGGAGCGCCAGATCAGCGAACTTATGGCCGCCACGCAGCTTGGTGATCGTCAGCGGGATCGATCCAAGAAG